Proteins encoded together in one Orrella marina window:
- a CDS encoding aldehyde dehydrogenase, with product MKKYGHFIDGKYVEPSSASWIDSMDPYRGEAWAQIPQGNSTDADLAVKAASRAMTEGPWSKMSPSNRARLMIRLADLVEQNADRLAETEVRDNGKLLAEMRGQVMYHPNWWRYFAGLADKIEGSVVPIDKPEHFTYTRLEPVGVVVAITAWNSPLLFVAWKCAAAIAAGCSVVIKPSEFASVSTLEFAELTREAGFPDGVFNVVTGYGPEIGSALIDHPDVAKVTFTGSDATGARIYAQAARSMKRVSLELGGKSPNIVFDDCNLDAAASGVISGIFAATGQTCIAGSRLLVQNSIKEAFTQRLVELGSIARKGDPMSPETNIGPVTTQQQYRKILDYMEVAKQEGARCVLGGGPATDASLPGGQFVEPTIFTDVTPGMRIAREEVFGPVLSIIGFDDEADAIRIANDTIYGLAAGIWTQDMGRSFRMSAAIKAGTVWVNTYRAVSYMMPFGGMKHSGLGRESGMASIHEYLETKSVWISYDQNVPTNPFVMR from the coding sequence GTGAAGAAATATGGTCACTTTATCGATGGCAAGTATGTTGAGCCGAGCAGTGCAAGCTGGATTGACAGCATGGACCCATACCGCGGCGAGGCATGGGCGCAGATCCCGCAGGGCAATTCCACTGACGCAGACCTGGCGGTCAAGGCAGCATCCCGGGCCATGACCGAAGGCCCCTGGTCAAAGATGAGTCCGTCCAACCGTGCACGTCTGATGATTCGCCTTGCAGATCTGGTCGAACAAAACGCAGACCGCTTGGCAGAGACGGAGGTTCGAGACAACGGCAAGTTGCTTGCAGAGATGCGGGGACAGGTGATGTACCACCCCAACTGGTGGCGGTACTTCGCAGGACTGGCAGACAAGATTGAAGGCAGTGTGGTTCCGATCGACAAGCCAGAGCACTTCACCTACACCCGGCTCGAACCGGTCGGGGTCGTAGTGGCCATCACTGCGTGGAATTCTCCCTTGCTGTTTGTCGCCTGGAAGTGTGCGGCGGCGATCGCTGCAGGATGTTCAGTCGTCATCAAACCGTCGGAATTTGCCTCGGTTTCTACACTCGAATTTGCGGAACTGACCCGTGAGGCCGGTTTTCCGGATGGGGTCTTTAACGTCGTGACCGGCTACGGTCCGGAAATCGGTTCTGCGCTGATCGATCATCCAGATGTTGCCAAAGTCACTTTCACGGGATCGGATGCAACTGGTGCAAGAATCTACGCACAGGCCGCCAGGAGCATGAAGCGGGTATCGCTGGAGCTCGGTGGCAAGTCGCCCAACATCGTGTTTGATGACTGCAATCTTGACGCAGCAGCCTCTGGCGTGATTTCGGGTATTTTTGCTGCGACGGGACAAACCTGTATCGCAGGTTCACGTCTCCTGGTGCAGAACTCCATCAAGGAGGCGTTCACGCAGCGACTGGTTGAGCTTGGGTCCATCGCCCGCAAGGGTGATCCGATGTCACCTGAGACCAATATTGGTCCTGTGACCACACAGCAGCAATACCGGAAGATCCTCGACTATATGGAGGTCGCCAAGCAGGAGGGTGCGCGCTGCGTACTGGGGGGAGGGCCCGCAACAGATGCATCTTTGCCGGGTGGCCAGTTTGTAGAGCCGACCATCTTCACAGACGTGACACCTGGCATGCGGATCGCCCGGGAAGAAGTGTTTGGACCGGTGTTGTCGATTATCGGGTTTGATGATGAAGCCGATGCCATTCGCATTGCCAACGACACGATCTATGGTCTGGCCGCCGGTATCTGGACCCAGGACATGGGACGATCGTTTCGGATGTCAGCAGCCATCAAGGCAGGTACTGTGTGGGTGAACACATACCGGGCAGTCAGCTACATGATGCCGTTCGGAGGCATGAAGCATTCCGGTCTGGGACGCGAAAGTGGCATGGCCTCCATTCACGAGTACCTGGAAACCAAGAGTGTCTGGATTTCGTACGATCAGAACGTGCCCACTAATCCCTTTGTCATGCGGTAG
- a CDS encoding HNH endonuclease, translating to MQSVTNQPIARRTMRYWWVNQNQTYRHEVEGGYLWSPKRKANGHSNPFYDFMREVKPGDVIFSFANTQIRAIGVAQSYAYEAPKPIEFGEAGAYWDKIGWRIDVRFQPLRLPARPSEHMSRLARYLPVKYAPLRPNGSGLQSVYLTMVPEDFAAELIDILGAEAHSLVNAIRLSATDSGHDTSAIGLVQWEEHELHRVQSDTTMTSTDRLAIVMARRGQGLFKQRVNRIEKACRITGVDRLEHLVASHCKPWRDATNEERLDGENGLLLTPSIDHLFDRGFISFEGNGRLIVSPVAHEESLSRMGIDTRSPQTVGRFSNAQQVYLEFHQENVLLKSRYLET from the coding sequence ATGCAGAGTGTGACGAACCAGCCCATTGCCAGGCGAACAATGCGATATTGGTGGGTGAATCAGAACCAGACCTATCGCCACGAAGTAGAAGGTGGCTATCTCTGGTCGCCCAAGCGCAAGGCAAATGGACACAGCAACCCGTTCTATGACTTCATGCGCGAGGTCAAACCCGGCGACGTCATTTTTTCGTTTGCGAATACGCAGATCCGGGCAATCGGAGTTGCGCAGTCGTATGCCTACGAGGCGCCCAAACCGATCGAGTTCGGAGAAGCGGGTGCGTACTGGGACAAGATCGGCTGGCGTATCGATGTCAGATTTCAGCCGCTGCGCCTGCCTGCCAGACCATCGGAGCACATGTCCAGGCTTGCCCGGTACCTGCCTGTCAAGTACGCGCCATTGAGACCCAACGGCTCGGGGTTGCAAAGTGTTTATCTGACGATGGTTCCAGAAGATTTTGCGGCGGAGTTGATCGACATTCTGGGTGCAGAGGCTCACAGTCTGGTCAATGCCATTCGCCTTTCTGCAACCGATTCCGGGCACGATACGTCAGCGATCGGTCTGGTCCAGTGGGAAGAGCATGAGTTGCATCGGGTGCAGTCGGATACGACCATGACGTCCACAGATCGCCTGGCCATTGTCATGGCAAGAAGAGGACAAGGGCTGTTCAAGCAAAGAGTCAATCGTATTGAGAAGGCTTGCCGAATAACCGGTGTTGATCGACTGGAGCATCTGGTCGCGAGTCACTGCAAGCCCTGGCGTGATGCCACGAATGAGGAGCGACTGGACGGTGAAAACGGTTTGCTTTTAACACCAAGTATCGATCATCTGTTCGATCGGGGTTTCATCAGTTTCGAAGGCAATGGCAGACTGATCGTCTCGCCTGTTGCCCACGAAGAGTCCTTGAGCAGAATGGGTATTGATACTCGGTCACCCCAGACTGTTGGCCGCTTTTCAAATGCGCAACAGGTTTACCTCGAGTTTCATCAGGAGAACGTACTCCTCAAGTCTCGATATCTCGAGACTTGA
- a CDS encoding zinc-binding alcohol dehydrogenase family protein yields the protein MKAVGYIQQQAGLGVEGLIDLELPVPVPGPKDILVRVQAIAINPRDIKMRGSQRASAESPRVLGWDAAGIVEAVGSEVTGFAKGDHVLYAGNMLKPGANAEFHLVDARIAGQVPKGLSFADAASLPLATLTAWGMLFDRLGLPRSGGQGRNLLILGGAGGVATMAIQLARQFTDVTVIASASRPESQAWIRKMGAHHVISHQDDIAAQIKSQKLGPVHWIFSMNTTPASFTAMAAVAAPYGKIGFIDEPEGLDVNLLKPKSLSLHAEAVFTKPIFETDDIGQQRCVLEDVAQKIADGTLQSPVNAHFGTINAENLRRAHQAIESGTSIGKVVLEGF from the coding sequence ATGAAAGCCGTCGGATACATTCAACAGCAGGCAGGGCTTGGTGTCGAGGGGTTGATTGACCTTGAATTGCCAGTCCCTGTACCGGGTCCGAAGGACATCCTGGTCCGGGTCCAGGCGATCGCCATCAACCCGCGTGACATCAAGATGCGTGGATCACAGCGCGCATCTGCAGAAAGCCCACGCGTGCTAGGCTGGGACGCGGCGGGTATTGTTGAGGCAGTTGGTAGCGAAGTCACCGGCTTCGCAAAAGGCGACCACGTGCTGTATGCGGGAAACATGTTGAAGCCAGGTGCGAACGCTGAGTTCCATCTGGTCGATGCCCGGATTGCCGGCCAGGTGCCCAAAGGTCTCTCGTTCGCCGATGCCGCCTCACTGCCACTGGCCACTCTGACGGCCTGGGGCATGCTGTTTGATCGACTGGGTCTGCCCAGATCGGGTGGGCAAGGCAGGAACCTGCTGATTCTTGGCGGTGCAGGCGGTGTCGCCACCATGGCAATTCAACTGGCCCGCCAGTTCACGGATGTCACGGTCATCGCAAGCGCGTCTCGACCAGAAAGTCAGGCGTGGATCCGAAAGATGGGAGCACATCACGTGATCTCTCACCAGGACGACATCGCAGCCCAGATCAAGAGTCAGAAGCTTGGCCCTGTTCACTGGATCTTCTCCATGAACACAACACCAGCATCATTTACCGCCATGGCTGCGGTTGCAGCACCTTATGGCAAGATCGGATTCATTGACGAACCAGAAGGACTCGACGTCAACCTGCTCAAACCCAAGAGTCTGTCATTGCATGCAGAGGCTGTCTTTACCAAACCTATCTTCGAGACGGACGATATCGGTCAGCAACGCTGTGTGCTGGAGGACGTCGCACAAAAGATTGCAGATGGAACACTCCAGTCACCCGTAAACGCCCACTTCGGCACCATCAATGCCGAGAACCTGCGTCGTGCCCATCAGGCCATCGAAAGTGGCACATCAATCGGCAAGGTCGTACTGGAGGGATTCTGA
- a CDS encoding malonyl-CoA decarboxylase, with protein sequence MNTKTAKSNSRTGDLFNRLIRGDWSVFKKLVPGDSDDALDLSSIAQALLSRRGEASGMMLAQRLLDTFETSTQEARLAFFLDLAQNFAADPESLSAAIEQYQQSPGDEALARLGRAVEPRRQELIRRLNHSSGGTHRLIKMRESLQGFLRAHPELAAVDADFLHLFESWFNPGFLEMRRMDWRTPANVLEKLIEYEAVHAVQDWSDLRNRLEPVDRRCFGFFHPQLAEEPLIFVEVALTTEVPSSIQTLLHPEHIPIPAAQASTAVFYSISNTQKGLAGVPFGSFLLKHVIESLQREIPTLNTFVTLSPVPGFARWLGGERAAEKSEMLSEETIEALKVLDDDHWYEDEDKTQGVRAAMLDSARAYFLRARNAKGIVLDPVARFHLRNGAELHQLNFLGDVSPNGLKQSHGLMVNYLYKLRDIERHHEAFVERREIVASKAVLGK encoded by the coding sequence ATGAACACTAAAACCGCCAAATCAAACAGCCGAACAGGCGATCTGTTCAACCGCCTCATCCGGGGAGACTGGAGCGTCTTCAAGAAGCTGGTGCCCGGGGATTCAGATGATGCGCTGGACCTGAGTTCAATCGCACAAGCCTTGCTGTCCCGGCGTGGCGAAGCCTCGGGCATGATGCTGGCACAGCGCCTTCTGGATACCTTCGAAACATCGACTCAGGAAGCTCGTCTGGCGTTTTTTCTGGATCTGGCGCAGAACTTCGCAGCGGACCCTGAGTCGCTCAGCGCTGCGATCGAGCAATATCAGCAATCACCTGGTGATGAGGCACTCGCGCGCCTTGGTCGTGCAGTCGAGCCACGCCGTCAGGAGCTGATTCGACGCCTGAATCACTCGTCTGGTGGTACGCATCGTTTGATCAAGATGCGTGAAAGCCTGCAAGGTTTCCTGCGAGCGCATCCGGAACTCGCTGCGGTCGATGCGGACTTTCTGCATCTGTTCGAATCCTGGTTCAATCCCGGGTTCCTGGAGATGCGACGGATGGACTGGCGAACACCTGCGAACGTGCTGGAGAAGCTGATCGAATACGAAGCCGTGCATGCCGTTCAGGACTGGAGTGATCTGCGCAACCGCCTCGAACCCGTTGACAGGCGTTGCTTCGGGTTCTTTCATCCCCAGCTTGCAGAGGAACCCCTGATCTTTGTAGAGGTGGCACTCACAACCGAAGTGCCGTCATCGATCCAGACGCTGCTGCATCCCGAACACATTCCGATTCCTGCGGCGCAGGCGAGCACTGCGGTCTTTTATTCCATCTCCAATACCCAAAAGGGCCTGGCCGGTGTGCCGTTTGGCAGCTTTCTGCTCAAGCACGTGATCGAATCGCTGCAGCGCGAGATCCCGACGCTCAACACGTTTGTCACGCTCTCTCCTGTCCCCGGGTTCGCACGCTGGCTCGGTGGCGAGCGCGCCGCAGAAAAGTCAGAAATGCTGTCAGAGGAAACGATTGAAGCACTCAAGGTACTGGACGACGATCACTGGTACGAGGACGAAGACAAGACACAGGGCGTGCGAGCTGCCATGCTCGATAGTGCGCGTGCCTATTTTCTGCGCGCCAGGAATGCCAAGGGGATTGTTCTGGATCCGGTGGCCAGATTCCATCTGCGAAACGGAGCGGAGTTGCATCAGCTCAACTTCCTGGGCGATGTGTCACCGAACGGTTTAAAACAGTCCCATGGTCTGATGGTCAACTACTTGTACAAGTTGCGTGACATTGAACGTCATCATGAGGCGTTTGTCGAACGCCGCGAAATCGTTGCGTCCAAGGCTGTACTTGGTAAGTGA
- a CDS encoding AtuA-related protein, with product MKTIALREIAHARSGEKGNDSNVSVIAYDMADYEVLCQQVTVQAVKALYGPITRGTIVRYEAPRIGALNFVLRDVLEGGRSRTLAFDESGKALSSLMLTLPVVVSDEYVIRSQRKDHERQ from the coding sequence ATGAAAACAATTGCTTTACGTGAAATCGCCCATGCCCGCTCGGGCGAGAAGGGCAACGATTCAAATGTGTCGGTGATTGCGTATGACATGGCTGATTATGAGGTGCTTTGTCAGCAGGTTACCGTGCAGGCCGTCAAGGCACTTTACGGTCCGATCACCAGAGGGACGATCGTTCGCTACGAGGCGCCACGTATCGGGGCGCTGAACTTCGTGTTGCGCGATGTCCTGGAGGGCGGGCGCTCGAGAACGTTGGCGTTCGACGAGTCAGGTAAAGCCTTGTCGTCTCTCATGCTGACTTTGCCTGTTGTGGTCTCAGACGAGTATGTCATTCGTTCGCAAAGGAAAGATCATGAGCGCCAATAA
- a CDS encoding acyclic terpene utilization AtuA family protein produces the protein MSANNKMVRLGCATGWSRDRFEPAADLIERGNLDYLCFDSMSEVTMSAAQVARMEHSDTAPYDPYLEMRLTPILKSAKERGVRIITNQGWLDPQAAARKVLEIAKSEGIRNLKVAAVGGALLDDRICDLGLRFVETGEAVADSRERIVSAEAYMGAQGIVQALRDGADVVITSRVADACVYLGPLAFELGWSFEDHHAMAKGMIIGHLMECGAQVSGGYFADPGYKDVPDLHNVGNPIAEVSDDSVTITKLEGTGGLVSEATCKEQLLYEVQDPGAYLCPDVIADLTRVSFRQAGKDRVEVLIDQAGRPRTNTLKALVGIQEGYMAEEMVLFAGPGAMARAQLTQEILKKRFEMNQLNASELRMDYVGLNGVHREASPRPVNDPYEVVLRIALKTQERHEADKLRKEVDPLAVNGVSGTGKWATSSPSARVRPVIGLYSTLVPRDLLVAEVQVLS, from the coding sequence ATGAGCGCCAATAACAAGATGGTGAGGCTCGGGTGTGCGACGGGTTGGTCACGGGACAGATTCGAACCTGCGGCTGATCTGATTGAGCGCGGTAATCTGGACTATCTGTGTTTTGACTCGATGTCCGAAGTGACCATGAGCGCGGCGCAAGTGGCCCGTATGGAGCACTCCGACACGGCTCCATATGACCCGTATCTCGAGATGAGACTCACCCCGATTCTCAAATCTGCCAAAGAGAGAGGGGTGCGAATCATCACCAATCAGGGTTGGCTGGACCCACAGGCCGCTGCACGGAAAGTCCTTGAAATCGCGAAGTCCGAAGGCATCCGGAATCTCAAGGTTGCGGCCGTTGGTGGCGCTTTGCTTGACGACCGGATTTGCGATCTCGGTCTGAGATTTGTCGAGACAGGTGAAGCCGTCGCTGACTCTCGAGAGAGAATTGTTTCCGCGGAAGCGTACATGGGAGCCCAGGGAATCGTGCAGGCCCTGCGTGACGGGGCGGATGTTGTCATCACATCCAGGGTGGCGGACGCGTGCGTTTACCTGGGCCCGCTTGCTTTTGAGCTGGGATGGTCTTTTGAAGATCATCATGCGATGGCTAAAGGGATGATCATTGGTCATTTGATGGAGTGCGGTGCCCAGGTCAGTGGCGGCTACTTCGCAGATCCAGGCTACAAGGATGTGCCGGATTTGCACAATGTTGGCAATCCGATTGCCGAGGTGAGTGACGATTCGGTCACCATCACAAAGCTCGAGGGAACCGGTGGTCTTGTGTCGGAGGCGACTTGCAAGGAGCAATTGCTCTATGAAGTCCAGGATCCTGGCGCCTACTTGTGCCCGGATGTGATTGCCGACCTGACTCGAGTCAGTTTCAGGCAGGCAGGTAAAGATCGTGTCGAGGTACTGATCGACCAGGCAGGGCGCCCCAGAACGAATACCTTGAAAGCGCTGGTTGGAATTCAGGAAGGGTATATGGCGGAAGAGATGGTGCTCTTTGCCGGGCCAGGTGCGATGGCGAGAGCGCAGCTCACACAAGAGATTCTCAAAAAGCGATTCGAAATGAACCAGCTCAACGCCTCGGAATTGCGGATGGATTATGTGGGCTTGAACGGGGTGCACCGTGAGGCCTCACCTCGACCAGTCAATGACCCATATGAGGTTGTGCTGAGGATTGCACTCAAGACGCAGGAGCGACACGAAGCCGACAAGCTCAGAAAGGAAGTCGATCCGCTTGCCGTCAACGGGGTTTCAGGTACCGGCAAATGGGCCACAAGTTCTCCGTCCGCGCGTGTACGACCCGTCATTGGGCTTTACTCGACGCTGGTGCCCCGAGATCTTCTGGTCGCCGAGGTTCAGGTTTTGAGCTGA